AAACCAAGACACAGAGACCTGACTTGGCTTCACCAAGTTGCTGGCTTGGTGCTCTTGCAGCCCGTGAATGAACACATGAGCTCCTTGGCACACGCCCCCAAGTGTCTCCTCAGAGCACAGACTGACTGTCTCACTGTCCCGCAGACAGTTTGTTGACTTTTGCCTTCCCCAGTCACCAGATCCCGGactcctcaatccttcctcccttggGATGCTCAGTCTAGCCTGGTCGGGGTTGTCTAGGAGCAGAGTCCTTTTCAGTGGATCACCCCGGTACACAACATAGTTTCAGCCAGGAGGTTCGGGCAGAGACCAGAGCAAGGTAGAGTCGTTTTGTTTGTAGAGAACATCACAGCCCGATCTGGTCTGTGAGAGGTCACAGATATGAAGCTGAGGATAGAAGCTAACCTGGGCAGAGGCCAACCTTGTCTGGGTAAATGGAGCCTTCTGGGTGGATCTTCTTCAGCCTGGCCTCACCCCCGCCGAACGTAGACCACCCCTGTGCCACCCTGTGGCCAGTAGAACAGCATACGAAGGCTGATTTAGAAtgaggagggcagagagaaacTGGCACCAGGGCTCAGATGAGGGCACCAGTACATTTCCTCTGGAGCCATCCATCCTGACCAAAGTCCCCACAGAGAGAACTCCACAAATAGCATCTAGCTGAGGGCAGAGCAAGAAGGACACTCCTGGGGGAAATCCTGGGACCCGGGGGCTGTGGGGAGCCTGGCCTCACTGCCCGTCCCACCAGACACTGACCAGGTTCACCGTGTGCCCGCGCCAGGCTCACTGCCCATCCCACTAAACACACTGACGGTTCACCGTGTGCCTGCCCGGGCAACTCAAAGCCAAGCTCTGCCTGCTCCCCAGATCCAGTGTTTGTGCAGGGAGGGGGGTGAACAGGGTGTGGTCCTGCAGCTACTGTTTACTAGCTAGGCGACCCTGTCCAAGGAACTGAACTTTTTCCATTTACATATTGGGAAGGACCCCTCccctctcaaaaaagaaaaaaaaggtgttGTGGATGACATCATTCAGACAACTTAGTCATTCTGCTTGGGAAACTGTGGCTCCTCAACAGGCCAGTGCTTTGTGTCCAGGGAAAGACGAACCTGGCCCTCTGAGAAAAGAaccaggagagccaggagagaGATGGGTTGAGGTGCTCACTCTGCCTCTGTCACCTCACAGTTCTCAGATGCTGCCTTCGCGGGTGTGACCACACTGAAACACGTCCATCTGGACAACAACCGCCTGAACCaactgccttcctccttcccctttgacAACCTGGAGACCCTCACTCTCGCCAACAACCCATGGAAATGCACCTGCCAGCTCCGTGGCCTTCGGCGGTGAGAATATTCCTCCATGTAACCCCCAGTTTGCCGTCCACATGATGATGGTCCTGCAGTAAAACAGCCTGGACATCCCAGACAGCTACCTAGCACGTCGGGTACTGAGTAGCTCCGTTCTCTCATTTGTCAAATGAAGATGACAACTCCAGCTATGTCTAAGGCCAGACTCCATCCCTGTCACTGTCCCTTTTCCAAGCCTTCCCACCCAGCTTCTCCAAGCCCAACAACTCTTTGTCTCTGTAGGTGGTTGGAAGCCAAGGCTTCTCGACCGGATGCTACCTGCTCCTCGCCAGCCAAGTTCAAGGGTCAGCGGATTCGTGACACAGATGCCCTCCGCAGCTGCAAATCCCCGACCAAGAGGTCCAAGAAAGCTGGCCGCCATTAAACAGGTGGGGGCCGGGTAGGGAGGCCACCATGGTCGGAGATTCCAGATGGGGTGCTGCTATATCCCATGACACCACCTCTGGAGGAGCAATCAGATCCTTGTCTTataagaaaaggagggaggactGGGTACCCTCTGCCATGGCTTGGCCTAGGACGTCCAGGGGTCCCTTTGATGACTCTGGGTGACTGGAGTCCTAATACTCGTCTTTCCTTACCGCAGGTCCTGATCCAGCCAGTCCTGGTGACTGCCTTCTGCTGGAGAGACTACTGACATCCCGTCCCATCATCCACACCTTCTCCCACAGCCTCTGCGGATGCACAGCGCTGCCCGCCCCCCACCTAGGTACATCTTGGCAGGGGGCACTGGGCTCTCTATCACCACCCCAGCTCCACTCAGTGGGGTCCTTGGGAAGACACAGAATCAGTCAGGGCTCTGCCATGGCTCCTTTCAGAGAAGCTATTGTAGAACCTCCTACCCTCTGTCCATCGGAGCTTAAACGCAGTGGTCATTGGGATGACCACGTTATTACCAGCCTCCTCAGTTCCCTCCATCCTGCCATTTGGAAACAAACATCGGGCCCTTGACCCACCCTGATTGCCAGAAAGAATTTCAGGCCCATGCCCCAACTCTGCCAGTTCCTGCCTGCCAGGACATGCTACCAGGATACCAGTAGCGCTTGGCTGCATATCTTTCCCGTTTCTACTCCAGATTTCTATAaacataaatgtatgtgtgtacaccattCACCTCCTCTCACCTATCCCTATACCTCAGCACGTGTTAGTTAATTAGCTCACACCGTCTTGCtttacctctgcttcctggaacAGAGAATAAGCTGGGGGTCACCTTTGGTCTGGCTTCTCCGTCCCTGCGCACTACGGGCCTGGCTAGCTCCCAGCCATGGGGGGTTCTTATAACCACTCACCACCAGCTCCTTCATGTTCATCTTGTTGATGATGGCTCGAATCAATTCCGGGGGTGCTGGGGACCCAGCAATCACACCTGGATCAGGGAGAGGGGTTGATGGGATTGATGGTAGAAGCTTGTGAtgccagctacttgggaggctgaggcaggaggattgcaagttcaaagtcTGACTGggaatacagagtgagttccaggcccagCCTGGGTAgcttagtgagactctgtctcaaaaagaggaaGGCTGGGGACCGTTCTGTCATAGAACACTTGCCTGCCAttcaggaggtcctgggttcaatcctcagtactagagagagagacagagacagagacagagagaaacagagagagacagacagagacaaatagagacagacagaaagagaggctaACACATTTCTCCATTCTTAAGAGTCGATTGTTGGACCCCTTCCACCTACTCCTGTAAAGGGAAGAAACCCCCATGCATTGGTAAAAGATGTAAAAGCTGAGGTTGGCCCAGCATTCGGGGACACTTGGGAATTGTCCCTTCTCATCTACATTTCTACAGTGTCTTTCCTACCTCCTCTATAAAAACCCAGCTTCCCCGGGGCCGTGGAAACGGACCTTCCCCAAGCTATGCGGCCTTTGACAGCGCCTCACCTCCACGAATGCTTGTGAAATCATAACTGGAGAAGTCTGGCTGATTCAGAATATCCACAAACATCGTGGGTGTCCCATACAAGAGGGTGCCTCTGcacaaagaaaggacacaaaatTAGGTTTAGAAGTGAGATGaacccctttcttccccacccctcaTGAACTCTCAGTGAGGGCCGAAACTGTGGGAAACAGAAGCTTAAGGGGGGGCGGGACCTGGTCCTTTAGTCCCCACTGCCACCCATCCCAGGTCTCCTGGCTGGAGGAAGAGGGTGAGTTCAGGAGTGAGGGTCTGGAGGGTCCTATCAGCCCACAGGCAGCTTGTCCACCAATGCCCACTTCTCTTTGCTGATGGCTTCCAGTGCCTTCTTGCCATTGAAGCTTGGAGAAGACAGGAGGAGGGTGGCACCGTGCATCATAGACACCATTGTACCCCCCACGGAGCCCAGGCAGTGGTACAGGGGACTGGGCAGGATCACTCGCAACTCCTCTGCAGTCTGGAGACGGAGAGGGAGACAGGCTGGGTCTATCATGCGGCCAGTTCTCCTAGCCAGCAGGGGGAGCCCGGCAAGCTGGGTCACTCCTTGCCCCAGCTGTTCCCCCACCACAGCCAGGGCCCATCCCAACCTCACCTTTGTGGGCATCTTCAGACGCTGGCCTATCAGCATGGAGTTGTTTACGATGTTGTGGTGGGAAAGAGTGGCCCCCTTGGGGTTTCCAGTTGTCCCCTAAGAAGATAAGTGAGTGAcagcttgttctttttctctgtgtttccttcccATCCTTGGCCTGACCCTGCTCAGAGGGGTTGGGGGCGGAGCCAGAAGAGTAGGATATGGTTGCCCTGAGTTCACTTCCTCCTTTTGTTTATGCTCAATGAGCTGTGCGGGGCCAGATGTTAGCATCCCGGATGCAAAAGAGCACAATACTTCTTTCTTCATCTGGTTTACACCGGCATGTAAGTTGGCACAGAGGACTCTACCACAGACTGGGTTTAggaactcactctctctctctctctctctctctctctctctctctctctctctctctctctctctNNNNNNNNNNNNNNNNNNNNNNNNNNNNNNNNNNNNNNNNNNNNNNNNNNNNNNNNNNNNNNNNNNNNNNNNNNNNNNNNNNNNNNNNNNNNNNNNNNNNNNNNNNNNNNNNNNNccccccccaaaaaaaaaaaacccaaacaaacaaaaacccaaaacaccagcTGCTAATTttctgaggcagaaggagggctagaggccagagtgaggagagaaggctgctcccatctctctgccttctccctcaTCCCAGGGAGGGGCCTCATGGCCGGGCACAGGTTGGGACTAAAGACTGTTGTCCTACCGAGGTGAACTGGATGTTGATGGGGTCATAGCAGGACAAGAACTGCTGGTTGTACCGCAGCTGGGCTAGGTTCTGTTCCTTGCCACCGGCTGCCACTATGTCATCCAGGAGCAGGGTCCCCGGCAGAGGGGTATCCACCGAGATGACTGTAGTCAGGTCTGGGAGTCTAGGAGACAGAAAAGATAGTGACAAATGGCTAAAGGACAGCCCGGGAAGATATCAGCTCCACCTTTGTAGGAGGTAAGAGTTTGAAATGTCACATGATATTCCCTAAAACCAAGACATACCCACCTCTCGCTCTTCAAGGCCCCTGGCTGAGCCTTTTCCAGCTCAGGACAGATCTGCTTCAGGATGTCGTAGTATCGCTGGGTCTTGAATTGTTTAGGGAACACAATACCTTTGCAGCCTACCTGTGAGAGAAGAAGTCTCTGACCTGTGGTCAGCAGGGAGTCCCAGACTTCGCAGCCCTCAGTAATCAGTAGGtcactttcatatatatatatgtatcatgtaTGAATAGCTATCCTGACATACCCATGTCGcaacacaccgacacacacatacacgcacacacacaccactgtctcTAATGCACTCATGTGTACCCCactccaaaacaaacacacatacacacacacacaaccagtccAAAACCAGTCCAAAAACATACACATCATATCCCTagacacatattctctctctctctctctctctctctctctcacacacacacacacacacacacacatacacatacacaagcacacacacacacctgatatACATACTCCACCCACAACACTCCCATCACCCCATGACTGACCCTCTCTGTGGAGCTAAGATCTTCCAACCACATAAAGCCTGAGGAAAGACACTCCATAATGCTATCCACTGAGCATGCCCCGCCTCATCCAATTAGCCTCTACAAAACCGCATCAGAAATGCCCCCTCTCCACCAGGAGCAAGTGGTACCTTTCTGAGGACATATTCCAGTTCTGATGATTGGTAGGCTGGGTTCACAgacacctgggggtgggggtggggaagaacagagagaatacACCAGAGTCCTGGAAAGATGCTCCACGCTCCTACCACTCCCCTCGGAGGGGCAAGGCAGCACCCGACCCTTAGCCAGGGCTCTATGCTGAGCCTGGGATGAAAGCATCACCAAGTCTGAAGCCGGGCAGAACTGGTTTCGTTCTGTATCTAAGAGGTTCCCCTTGAATGACATCCCTCCACATACCCAGCTTTGCCAGGTAACCCCTTCTCACCAGGATGATGCCTGCCTGGGCGGTAGCCAGCTGAATAAGCACCCAGGCATAGGAGTTGGGTCCCCACATGCCCAGCCGGTCACCCTTGCGGAGGCCAATGCTCAGAAGACCAGATGCAGCTTTGTCCACCTGGTGCAAGCAGAAGGGGACAACAGGTGAGGTGACAACAAGCAGGAGGGACCCCTGATTCCTACACTCTACCTTTTAGACCCAGGAATCACCAGGAACTAAGATCGCCAGGCCTTGGTGGACTCAGTGCAGTGAAGGTGGGGACACAGTAAACAAATATTCCAGGAAGTACTGGGACAGGAGGTATCTAGGTCACttccacctctgtctcctaaTGCCCACAGCAGGGGCCCTCAGGGGTCCCTTTCATGCTGCCCCACACCACACGCCCACGATCCAGCTCCACTCAACTATAGCATCTAGGGCCCAGCAGCTGCTCTCTGAAGGTTCCAGGTCGGCACCTACCTCCTCCTTGAGCTGTGCAAAGTTCAGCCTGATGTTTTCATGGAGGATAACCAAAGCTTCTCTGTTGGGGAACCTCTGCGCTGTGGCATCCAGGCACTCGCCCACAGTTGTGTTCACAAGATGGGAGTCGGTGTGGCCCTGAATGTAGCTGAGGCCTCCGATGGGCAAGGGGTTGGTGCAGTTCACCATTCCAGaactgtggggagagagggacTATGGGCTGGAACCAACACACCAACACTCTGGCATACTTAGGTAGTTAGGAGTTCAGTTGTTAATAATATGTTGGTA
This sequence is a window from Mus pahari chromosome 14, PAHARI_EIJ_v1.1, whole genome shotgun sequence. Protein-coding genes within it:
- the Acsf2 gene encoding acyl-CoA synthetase family member 2, mitochondrial, whose amino-acid sequence is MAVYLGMLRLGRLCIASLGARGPRTLLSRPRPNSKLQGVRALSSGMVNCTNPLPIGGLSYIQGHTDSHLVNTTVGECLDATAQRFPNREALVILHENIRLNFAQLKEEVDKAASGLLSIGLRKGDRLGMWGPNSYAWVLIQLATAQAGIILVSVNPAYQSSELEYVLRKVGCKGIVFPKQFKTQRYYDILKQICPELEKAQPGALKSERLPDLTTVISVDTPLPGTLLLDDIVAAGGKEQNLAQLRYNQQFLSCYDPINIQFTSGTTGNPKGATLSHHNIVNNSMLIGQRLKMPTKTAEELRVILPSPLYHCLGSVGGTMVSMMHGATLLLSSPSFNGKKALEAISKEKGTLLYGTPTMFVDILNQPDFSSYDFTSIRGGVIAGSPAPPELIRAIINKMNMKELVVVYGTTENSPVTFMNFPEDTLEQKAGSVGRIMPHTEAQIVNVETGELTNLNVPGELYIRGYCVMQGYWGEPQKTFETVGQDKWYRTGDIASMDEQGFCKIVGRSKDMIIRGGENIYPAELEDFFLKHPQVQEAQVVGVKDERMGEEICACIRLKSGEDTTADEIKAFCKGKISHFKIPRYIVFVESYPLTISGKIQKFKLREQMEQHLKL